Part of the Nicotiana sylvestris chromosome 2, ASM39365v2, whole genome shotgun sequence genome, CTGAAACTTTATTCTTGTGCTCGCGAGACAGATTTGTTAATGTGTTttgctttttcctttcttttttcttgtaCAGGACCTAAAAATTACTTTCATTTCCttctgctcaactgtgtttcactTTGTATCATAcccaatttttcttctttttaattcttatttcagtTCCTGCATGTTTCTTGTTTTTAATAATTCGAATAACAATAATTACACACCCAGCACTTTCTTTAGAACAGTAACTCAAATTGTAGTACGAGCTTATGATATAGGTTTAAGTTCGATCCCCCTCTTAGTTCATTAATTTGAACCTTTCTTTTCTAACATCTAAAAATCCATgacaataagaaaaaaaaaacatttaattGTAAATTGGGTTCCTTCATTTAACGATAAGTAATGCGAAATTTATTAGCCGTCTTTTCTTTTTGGGATGCTACATTCTTTGTTATCATCATTCTTGAATGAAACTAATCTATTCTATGTTAATACCTGTTTGGTAGCACGGTTGGTAGCATAGGTTATATCCAAGGCAATAGCTTGAAATATATTATTACAATAAGTTGGACTTCTAATTTCTGAATAtacttagtgggcgtttggacaggTAAAATTCCTAAAAAAGTGAAAAACAAATTCAagtaaaaatggtatttgaaaattagagttgtgctttgacatgaatataattttggattgtttttgaagttttgtgagtgatataagtgaattttgaaaaatagttttttggagtttttcaaattttcgaaaaattccaaaattcatcttcaagtgaaatttgaaaattttatggccaaatacTGATTTCcaaaaaagtgaattttttttattgacataagaattttttcactttttttagaAATCAGTGTTttgccataaaattttcaattttcacttgaagatgagttttggaattttttgaaaatttttaaaactccaaaaaattatttttcaaaattttcactcaaatcattCGCAAAACTTCAAAACTAAcctaaaattatattcatgtcctaatacaactctaattttcaattaccattttcacttgaatttttttcccaccttttttaaaattttacaattcttatatcCTAACGCCCACTTGTTCACACGTTTATTAACCAAAATGTTAGTTTAGTTAGAATTGAGAAAAATATATTGTTAaacaaaaatattcttttttgcCTTTAGATTGGTGGTATTAGCACCTTATTCCTATTATTTTGAAGATTCATATCAACATTCtaataataaattaataaataGGTGCAAGAGTTAATCAATTTTGGGAAAGTAATAACAAActgtttcccttttttttttttttttgttgatatttgaagCAATTTATTAAGTATGTAGCCACGTGGcatcccccccccctcccccacaCACAAAAAGAAGTAAGATCAGATTAATTCACAATCTCACCAAATAAGATAAACATAATATATTACTGTCACTATTTTGCAAATGAAGAAAACATAGGGGGTTGTACTGTGACCTCAAAACCCTCATTCTCAGGTTTTCTTTGTAGAAAACGAAGAAGAAGACAGaataattaaaaaaggaaaacagAAATAATAACAGATACATAAATATATTGCGGCCATTATTGAAGCCACACGAAGTATCTCATCGGCGATGTATACAACTTTTAGAAATTCAGACCGGTTAATCGAAACCCTAAAAGGCTCATGTTTAGAGGTTCGgttcttttatcttttcttttcttcattaaTTTATTATATTTGGAGCTTAGATGTTGTAATCCAGCTTGATATTCTTTTAATAATTTGATAAGTAATCGTAATTGAGTGACTGTGTTGCATTCGATTTAGTGATTGATTTTTATCTTTATTCGTTTTTACCATTTTGATACTTAAGACTGGAATGATTAGAGCTGGTTCATTTTAAAGAGCTTGCTTCCACTACGTTTTTAGCCAAAggattaacccccccccccccccaaccaacCAAAAAAACAGCTTATTTTTTTGGCTCATCTGCAAATGATTTAATTGGCATTTTATGCCTGTTTCGATTGGCTTGGTTTGTTGCATTTATCATTAGTCGACACCAAGCTTGATGTTTGCACATATTAGGCCAGGAGTTTTCACGCGCCTTCCCAGGATTCCACGAATGTGCCGTGTGTTAATGTGTCTAGGTTCCTAAAATACAATGACTTTATTGCCAGTACATTACTTCCACCAACTCGTGGTATTTGGATGCTGAAATTTTTTAGGAAAGAATCCAGTATTATCCAATGCAACAATAACTATTATGTCTCAATCCCAAACTCACCAGGTAAATGAGCTAAAGGTGCAAGGTGGAACTATTCTGTTTGTTTAGCTAGTTTAATTGTCGAGTGCTGAATGACAAAAGTATTAACACGGCTTTATCTTTCTTAGAGTTCTGTAGGCTTTGCCAGAGCTTGGTTTGATACACAGCTGGACGTAATTTAGGGTATTTTGTACTTGAGTCattttttttgagaaggtaacATATTCCATTTTAACTTTATTATTGGCTGCTAATGTCGTGGTCTGGAATTATATGCCTGTCCCATTATGAAAAATAATATGATTACTGTACTCACTATTGAATTGATTGAGCTGTGTGCAATCATTGGGAGGTCCATGAAATAATGATTCTATTGGATTGGATAAAGACATGTCAAAATGAGTTAGAAAACTGCGATGTAGTGGGTGTAACCATTGTAGCTCATATTGGGGATTGAGTTAGCTAACTAGCAGAACACCCTCACCTTCCACCATGTGGGAAGAGAGTTCAAATCCCATAAACAGCATTGGCTTCAAGCCTCCCTGATATagtaataaaaaaattaaaagagaaaatcttAGCATGTTCTATCCAATGATTTATGTTGTTTCACCAGTTTTAAAAACTCTACGTGCAAAGTATGTTGAAGATATATATGATTGTTGAGGATGCCCCCAGGGCTTTGGTCTAGCGGGTGATATGTGGGTCAGGCACACTTGCCAAATTTGTCTCGATACGCTTTCTTTTTGACACGGTGCTCTGAGCATGATCTGGGTATATAATTCAACGTCTTTGAATGGCCAAAACTTCAATATGTTTAACATTCAGGTAACTGCTAATGACTGAAGACTAAATGTTTTTGTTCTCATGGTGAAAGAAAGCTTCCATAGTTTATGAATATCATGTCCACCTTGGTATTCTTGCCTAGGAAGAAAACATTCATTAGTCTTTGAATCGAACTTGCAAGTCTGTGCATTCAGTTACATGGATGTCCTTTGACAGTCTTTTGGAACTATGCACATGCACCAGGTATCGCGTGATAGCTGATTGTGTCATTTTCTTTTTAGATGGATGTCGTGATAGTTCTTAAAACTATGCTCGTGCATCAGGTATAGCATGATAGCTGGTTGCTTCGTTATCTTTGTTAGATGGATGTCATGTGATAGTTTCTTGAAACTATCATTAGTAGCTTCAAGAAACTACTATCGCGTGATAGATGCACATGCACCAGGTATCGCGTGATAGCTGATTGTGTCATTTTCTTTTTGGATGGATGTCGTGATAGTTCTTAAAACTATGCTCGTGCATCAGGTATAGCATGATAGCTGGTTGCTTTGTTATCTTTGTTAGATGGATGTCATGTGATAGTTTCTTGAAACTATGCACATGCATCAGGTATCACATGATATCTGGTAGTGTCATTAGTAGCTTCTACAGCTCGAAGAAGCTCAATGTCATGTCATTTGGGGTATGTTTTATTACTCTTTTTCTGGGTTATCCTCTTCTCCAGATTGTTTGGATGAAGTAGGAAGAAACTTCTATAGGTTTCATGTGATTCAAGCCAACTAGTTCCTGATGCAGGAAAGTCCTACTTGTATTTTCTGTGCCTTCATGGAATTATGAAATACATCTTCTCATTTTCAGCGTGAACTGCAATTATTTATACCTTCCCCTTTGTTGATCCCCCCTTTTCAGGCAGTAGTAACTTTGTAGGTGATGATGGCAATCGAACTAGTTTGATTATCTCATGTAGATGAGGTAAAAGTTTCTATACAAGCAAGGTTGTCGACTCATGGAGCTTAAAGTTTCATCTCCAAAGCTGGTATTTTCAACTTCTGATTGCAATAGTGATCCCGAGGAGAAAGAAATTagtgaagatgatgatgatgatcgtAATCATAAACATCGTAGAAAGGATACACGTTCACAATCTACAGAGACAGAAGCTCTTGACCCAGCTTTAAGGAGACCATTCAGGAAACGGAACAAGCCGTTTGAAAATGGACATCCTTACCAGGAAGGAGATTCTCACTCGAGTGATACTAGGTTTGGGAAAAGACGAGGAATGGGTTCTTTTTCCAGGACACCTTCAGATTCATATCAGATGATGAGGCTAAATCAGTCCCTGTCTGGTCATGCTGGTCCTGGTAGGGGTCGAGGAAGAGAATCTGGTGCTTGGGGTCCGTGTGAATCTAGGTTCAGCACTATTGATATTGCGTCTCAATTTGTTCCACAAGGCCCTATTAATCCTCTTCTTTATACTGGAAGGGGGCCGCAAAATGTTTCCAGTGGACAGGGTGCGCCTTGGAATGCGTTTGGAATAGTTCCAGCAATACCTAATGGTGGTCTTGATACACTTCATACCCTTGGTTTACAGGGAACGCTTAGAACGTCCTTGAATCCTGCCATGACTATGGGCATTCCAAGGCAAAGGTGTAGAGACTTTGAGGAGCGTGGTTTTTGCCTAAGAGGAGATATGTGCCCTCTGGAGCATGGAGTAAATCGCATCGTTGTTGAAGATGTTCAGGTAGGCGTCTCAGCTGACAAATATTTGTATTTATCTTGTTCATTAAATTCAATGTCCTTAGGCACATTGATTCTGACTTTTTGTTTTCCAAATTGCAGAGCCTTTCTAAGTTTAATCTTCCTGTTTCACTTCCCGGTGCTCATATGGTGGGACCAGCTACTGCACAAGGATCTTTACCTGCAATAGGCCCCTCAAGCTCATTGGCTAATAAAGCTTTACATAACAAAAGTATCAACCCTCCAGTGATTGATAATGGATTAGGTTTGACTGATACTTTTGGTGGTGGTTCTGTGGCTGGGGGAGCTGATTTCTATGATCCTGATCAGCCTCTATGGTCAAATGATCATCCTGAAAATTCAGCAGCACTTGTGGATGTAAATCGGTCTAAAATTGATGATACAGGGCCGATGCTGGATGCAGACTCCTCTGATCAGGATCAGGTTGCGGTTTGTGATGGCTTTAAACTTGAGCGTCTAGATAGAGATGCTGGAGCAGCTTCAGGATCTCAAAGTGTGTGGGAAAGAACCAGTAGGTCTAAACATAAGTTGCAATCATTCAACAGCACTCAGGGTGTAAACCGTCATGGTAAGCAAACAAATGTAGATACCATAGACCCGCAAATGATGGAATCATCTTCAGAGCCCCAAAGTAGTTCTGGACTCAATATGCGAAAACCATCTCAAAAGGCACTCCGTACTCTATTTGTAAGTGGGATTCCGCAGAAAGACAACAAACCAGAAGCTCTTCTTTCACACTTTCAAAAATTCGGGGAGGTTATCGACATTTACATCCCGATGAATGGTGAACGAGCTTTTGTTCAATTTTCTAAGAGGGAAGAAGCTGAGGCTGCTTTAAAAGCACCAGATGCTGTGATGGGCAACCGCTTTATAAAGCTTTTCTGGGCAAACAGGGATAGCATTATGGATAATGGAGCAAGTGGTCCTAGTAATTTTCCATTAGCTCCCCGCGGTGGGACACCCAGTACGGTTCCACCCCATCTATTGGTTCCTCATAAAAGGAAAGACAATCTGCAGACTGTAGCCCGAAAAACTGCTGAACATGGTATTGTTGCTCCGTTAGCCACCTCTGATCTGCCCAAGCCTGTGGCTCAGAATGGTCTCAAAACTACACCACCTTTGAAGAGAAAACTGGAAACTTTAGAACTTCTGAAGGAAGAAATGCGCAAGAAGCAGGAGATGCTTGAGCAAAAGCGTAATGAGTTCCGACGCAAGTTGGATAAACTTGAGAAGCAAGTAATGGCCTCTTcttaatatcaaaataataataattattgtTTAAGCTTATAATCTCGCAATTACGGCTGCTTTACTTTTATGCTCGTCTTGTGAACTTAAAAATGTACCATTACATTCTCAGCCGGCATTTTTGCTGGTGTTGTCTGATTAGGTTCCTCATTGTTAATTTAGATGAGAAGTGGAAATTGGGGATCAATTTGGCTGCAGAATTTCGCTGTTATATCTTCCAAATAAAGTAATTGCTTGTGTAACATCAAATTGATCTTATATCTGCGGTAGTTTATTTGTTTACCTCCCAGTGTATGGTGATACAACTTcattgatcttttttttttttttttttttgtgtggttAATATTGGTCCGAAATGAGTTAGGTTAAATGGAGCTACACAGTCCGTGAAGATTCATATAGTCAGATCCCAACTTGCTTTGGATTCCCTTAGTAGTTGTTGTAAATATAACTTCTTTATTGTAAAAGCAACTGGCAGTTGAAACCCCCTTTTCTTCTGCGTCCTTTGTTATGCAGGCTGTGGGTGTGAAAGATGAAGCAGCGCCAGATCAGGCTATGAACAAACCAAAGGGAGGAGGAACAGTTTCCAACTCTGGTAAAGTGGA contains:
- the LOC104230890 gene encoding zinc finger CCCH domain-containing protein 41, encoding MELKVSSPKLVFSTSDCNSDPEEKEISEDDDDDRNHKHRRKDTRSQSTETEALDPALRRPFRKRNKPFENGHPYQEGDSHSSDTRFGKRRGMGSFSRTPSDSYQMMRLNQSLSGHAGPGRGRGRESGAWGPCESRFSTIDIASQFVPQGPINPLLYTGRGPQNVSSGQGAPWNAFGIVPAIPNGGLDTLHTLGLQGTLRTSLNPAMTMGIPRQRCRDFEERGFCLRGDMCPLEHGVNRIVVEDVQSLSKFNLPVSLPGAHMVGPATAQGSLPAIGPSSSLANKALHNKSINPPVIDNGLGLTDTFGGGSVAGGADFYDPDQPLWSNDHPENSAALVDVNRSKIDDTGPMLDADSSDQDQVAVCDGFKLERLDRDAGAASGSQSVWERTSRSKHKLQSFNSTQGVNRHGKQTNVDTIDPQMMESSSEPQSSSGLNMRKPSQKALRTLFVSGIPQKDNKPEALLSHFQKFGEVIDIYIPMNGERAFVQFSKREEAEAALKAPDAVMGNRFIKLFWANRDSIMDNGASGPSNFPLAPRGGTPSTVPPHLLVPHKRKDNLQTVARKTAEHGIVAPLATSDLPKPVAQNGLKTTPPLKRKLETLELLKEEMRKKQEMLEQKRNEFRRKLDKLEKQAVGVKDEAAPDQAMNKPKGGGTVSNSGKVENSSPVEPSNTVSSPPSEATPDSRSTENAERTCSKSSSTVAPREASNLKQSIRPLAPVGAPFISNRYKLDNRPTAFKILPPLPSALANVDVLKEHFSTFGDPPSVELEDLEPQDCNNGSEVQNTSARISFRSRRSAERAFLNGKSWQGQILQLMWVQSSNPAKDVGVGENVTPASKQPSDANGQSNAKNGVVGVPEGSVAGNHEPDNQGRREDE